One part of the Streptomyces ferrugineus genome encodes these proteins:
- a CDS encoding carbohydrate ABC transporter permease: MASIKGSGRRGTALHASLIIGLLLSAFPFYWAVIMSTHTSSEIFSYPPKLLPGSHFLENVRNLLDTIDFFGSMWNSLLVATTVTFLVLFFDSLAAFVFAKFAFPGKNLLFALLMLIFMVPAQLAAIPQFVIMAKIGWIGSMTALIVPAAANAFGIFWMRQYMRSAIHDELLDASKLDGAGFMRQYWHVALPVVRPGLAFLGIFTFMGQWNDYAWPLIALTNPDNVTLQVALSQLNGTHGTTDYGMVMTGAVLALIPLLIVFAIGARQIIGDLAKGAVRG; the protein is encoded by the coding sequence ATGGCATCCATCAAGGGCTCCGGACGCCGGGGCACAGCGCTGCACGCGTCCCTGATCATCGGCCTGCTGCTGTCGGCCTTCCCGTTCTACTGGGCCGTGATCATGTCGACGCACACGTCGTCGGAGATCTTCTCGTACCCGCCGAAGCTGCTGCCCGGCTCGCACTTCCTGGAGAACGTCCGCAACCTGCTCGACACCATCGACTTCTTCGGGTCGATGTGGAACTCGCTGCTGGTCGCTACGACGGTGACCTTCCTGGTCCTGTTCTTCGACTCGCTGGCGGCCTTCGTCTTCGCGAAGTTCGCCTTCCCCGGCAAGAACCTGCTGTTCGCGCTGCTGATGCTCATCTTCATGGTGCCGGCTCAACTGGCGGCCATCCCGCAGTTCGTGATCATGGCGAAGATCGGCTGGATCGGCTCGATGACGGCGCTGATCGTGCCGGCGGCGGCCAACGCGTTCGGCATCTTCTGGATGCGCCAGTACATGAGGAGCGCCATCCACGACGAGCTGCTCGACGCCTCGAAGCTGGACGGTGCCGGCTTCATGCGCCAGTACTGGCACGTGGCGCTCCCGGTCGTGCGGCCCGGGCTCGCCTTCCTCGGCATCTTCACCTTCATGGGCCAGTGGAACGACTACGCCTGGCCGCTGATCGCCCTGACCAACCCGGACAACGTCACCCTCCAGGTCGCGCTGTCCCAGCTCAACGGGACCCACGGCACCACCGACTACGGCATGGTGATGACCGGCGCGGTGCTCGCCCTCATCCCGCTGCTGATCGTCTTCGCGATCGGCGCCCGCCAGATCATCGGCGACCTCGCCAAGGGGGCCGTGCGCGGATGA
- a CDS encoding glycoside hydrolase family 2 TIM barrel-domain containing protein yields MTSDPLIALRPWEAPEVTSWGRLPMNAVDRRPGALPLDGDWRFKLLPAPHAPVDGAWSTAYVPGVWTMQGTDDLPQYTNVRMPFADVPPHAPAANPTGVYERAVDVPADWAGRRIVLQVGAAESVLLVHVDGRPAGISKDSHLAAEFDLTGFVRAGKPATVRLTVVKWSDASHIEDQDQWWHGGITRSVLLYATDPLHLADVTVRAPYSGELRVDCRVRDAGGALPEGWYLTGDLDGQPLTWDAEFDRANVADARVSDFLGEARLLATVPEVRTWNAETPELYDLTVRLHRADGTVADTSRQRIGFRDVEIVGRDLLVNGERVFIRGVNRHDFHPLTGRTVSYDDMRADLVLLKRFGFNAIRTSHYPGDPALYDLADELGFYVVDEADIESHDHAHEIADDPRYLNAFVDRISRMVLRDKNHPSVIVWSLGNESDYGANHDAAAGWVRRHDPTRPIQYEGAAKLGWADPDTASDIACPMYAPLEDCVAHALSGEQTKPLIQCEYSHAMGNSNGTLADHWAAIESTPGLQGGFIWEFWDHGILQRVSDGRPAGRGGAGLYDNGVAAPGYRWAYGGDFGETIHDGAFIADGVVFPDRTPKPALYEHREIAAPLRIECYRHEGIVLGNHQHFRGLDWLAGEWRLDLADGTTLTAPAELPSLCPGETAAVPLPFEVPRDGGEAWLTLRVTVAEDQPWAPRGTEVCVPQVRLRGPAPVEDAPVERQIEIDGEGLLVHPLLTAAPTLSLWRAPTDNDELGGMARRWRSWGLDALVRKVVSVREDAGRVAVEAEYAGTTGVVRHRQVLTPVEGGVRVDEEAELPEAFDDVARVGTVFETVTGLDLLEWFGQGPWESYPDRGAGAPVGHHSVPVDALFTPYLRPQESGGRHGVRRFTLSAPDATGLAVALDEPRQVSVTRYRAEDLTAAAHHDELVPRPGCVVHIDAAHRGLGTASCGPDTFPSYRVAPGLHRWSWTLRVL; encoded by the coding sequence ATGACGAGCGATCCGTTGATCGCCCTGCGCCCCTGGGAGGCACCCGAGGTGACCTCCTGGGGGCGGCTCCCCATGAACGCCGTCGACCGGCGCCCCGGAGCACTCCCCCTGGACGGCGACTGGCGCTTTAAGTTGCTGCCGGCTCCGCACGCGCCGGTCGACGGTGCCTGGTCGACGGCGTACGTCCCCGGCGTATGGACCATGCAAGGCACGGACGATCTGCCGCAGTACACGAACGTCCGGATGCCGTTCGCCGACGTCCCGCCGCACGCGCCCGCCGCCAATCCGACGGGTGTGTACGAGCGTGCGGTGGACGTCCCGGCCGACTGGGCCGGACGCCGGATCGTGCTCCAGGTCGGGGCCGCCGAGAGCGTGCTGCTGGTGCACGTGGACGGGCGGCCGGCCGGCATCTCCAAGGACTCTCACCTGGCCGCCGAGTTCGACCTGACGGGATTCGTGCGCGCCGGGAAGCCGGCCACCGTACGGCTGACCGTGGTGAAGTGGTCGGACGCCTCGCACATCGAGGACCAGGACCAGTGGTGGCACGGCGGGATCACCCGCTCGGTGCTGCTGTACGCGACGGATCCGCTGCACCTGGCCGACGTGACCGTGCGGGCGCCGTACAGCGGCGAACTGCGTGTCGACTGCCGGGTGCGGGACGCGGGCGGTGCACTGCCCGAGGGGTGGTACCTCACCGGCGACCTGGACGGGCAGCCGCTCACGTGGGACGCGGAGTTCGACCGCGCCAACGTCGCGGACGCGCGTGTCTCCGACTTCCTCGGCGAGGCCCGGCTGCTGGCGACCGTGCCCGAGGTGCGCACCTGGAACGCGGAGACGCCCGAGCTGTACGACCTCACCGTCCGGCTGCACCGCGCCGACGGCACGGTCGCCGACACCTCCCGGCAGCGCATCGGCTTCCGGGACGTCGAGATCGTCGGCCGGGACCTGCTGGTCAACGGGGAGCGGGTGTTCATCCGGGGCGTGAACCGGCACGACTTCCACCCGCTGACCGGGCGGACGGTGTCGTACGACGACATGCGCGCGGACCTCGTCCTGCTCAAGCGCTTCGGCTTCAACGCGATCCGCACCTCCCACTACCCGGGCGACCCGGCGCTGTACGACCTCGCCGACGAACTCGGCTTCTACGTCGTGGACGAGGCGGACATCGAGTCCCACGACCACGCCCACGAGATCGCCGACGACCCGCGCTATCTGAACGCCTTCGTGGACCGCATCTCGCGCATGGTGCTGCGCGACAAGAACCATCCCTCGGTCATCGTCTGGTCGCTCGGCAACGAGTCCGACTACGGCGCGAACCACGACGCGGCGGCGGGCTGGGTGCGCCGGCACGATCCGACGCGGCCGATCCAGTACGAGGGCGCGGCCAAGCTCGGCTGGGCCGACCCGGACACCGCCTCCGACATCGCGTGCCCGATGTACGCGCCGCTGGAGGACTGTGTCGCGCACGCGCTGTCCGGCGAGCAGACCAAGCCGCTCATCCAGTGCGAGTACTCGCACGCCATGGGCAACAGCAACGGCACGCTGGCCGACCACTGGGCGGCCATCGAGTCCACCCCGGGTCTTCAGGGCGGCTTCATCTGGGAGTTCTGGGACCACGGAATTCTTCAGCGCGTGAGCGACGGAAGACCGGCCGGGCGTGGGGGCGCCGGGCTCTACGACAACGGTGTCGCCGCGCCCGGGTACCGCTGGGCGTACGGCGGCGACTTCGGCGAGACGATCCACGACGGCGCCTTCATCGCGGACGGCGTGGTGTTTCCCGACCGCACGCCCAAGCCCGCGCTGTACGAGCACCGCGAGATCGCGGCGCCGCTGCGCATCGAGTGCTACCGGCACGAGGGCATCGTGCTCGGCAACCACCAGCACTTCCGCGGCCTGGACTGGCTGGCGGGCGAGTGGCGGCTGGACCTCGCCGACGGCACGACGCTGACCGCGCCGGCCGAGCTGCCGAGCCTGTGCCCCGGCGAGACGGCGGCCGTACCGCTGCCCTTCGAGGTGCCGCGCGACGGCGGCGAGGCCTGGCTGACGCTGCGGGTCACCGTGGCCGAGGACCAGCCGTGGGCGCCGCGCGGCACCGAGGTGTGCGTGCCGCAGGTGCGACTGCGCGGGCCGGCTCCGGTCGAGGACGCTCCCGTGGAACGGCAGATCGAGATCGACGGCGAGGGTCTCCTCGTCCATCCGCTGCTGACGGCCGCGCCGACGCTCTCGCTGTGGCGGGCGCCCACCGACAACGACGAGTTGGGCGGCATGGCGCGGCGCTGGCGGAGCTGGGGGCTCGACGCGCTGGTGCGCAAGGTCGTGTCGGTGCGTGAGGACGCCGGGCGCGTGGCGGTGGAGGCCGAGTACGCGGGCACGACCGGCGTCGTACGGCACCGGCAGGTGCTGACGCCCGTCGAGGGCGGCGTCCGGGTCGACGAGGAGGCGGAGCTGCCGGAGGCGTTCGACGACGTGGCGCGGGTCGGCACGGTCTTCGAGACGGTCACCGGGCTCGACCTGCTGGAGTGGTTCGGGCAGGGGCCCTGGGAGTCGTATCCCGACCGCGGCGCGGGCGCGCCCGTCGGCCATCACTCCGTACCCGTCGACGCGTTGTTCACGCCTTATCTGCGGCCACAGGAGAGCGGCGGCCGGCACGGCGTACGGCGGTTCACGCTGTCCGCGCCGGACGCCACCGGTCTCGCGGTGGCGCTGGACGAGCCGCGCCAGGTCTCCGTCACCCGCTACCGGGCCGAGGACCTGACCGCCGCCGCACACCACGACGAACTGGTGCCGCGCCCCGGCTGTGTGGTCCACATCGACGCGGCGCACCGCGGTCTCGGCACGGCGTCGTGCGGCCCCGACACCTTCCCCTCGTACCGCGTCGCACCGGGTCTCCACCGCTGGAGCTGGACCCTGCGCGTCCTCTGA
- a CDS encoding carbohydrate ABC transporter permease: MAVIEQTPTPPVVAPSTPTRPKKGLRKYWHLYAAISPFYLLFLAFGLIPVGFSLYLSFHRWDGLGSMEWAGLSQYQYLVSDSDFWQSIGNTLVIWALATFPMIFLAMVTAVMLNSAVRFKNAYRFAYFLPNVTSVVAIAIVFGSIFSTNFGLVNALLQAVGLDQVAWLNTPWGIKVAIATLMTWQWTGYNAIIFLAGLQTIPGDLYEAARIDGAGPVQTFFRVTLPLLRPTLLFVLVVSTVTGLQSFSEPQVLLQTTANESTFSGGPDHAGRTMVLYFFQQTFDNNDFGYGAAVAWGIFLVVVLFSIINWRLVQRRGEQ, from the coding sequence ATGGCCGTCATCGAGCAGACCCCGACCCCGCCCGTCGTGGCACCGTCCACTCCCACGCGGCCCAAGAAGGGCCTGCGCAAGTACTGGCACCTCTACGCCGCGATCTCCCCCTTCTACCTCCTCTTCCTCGCCTTCGGCCTGATCCCCGTCGGCTTCTCGCTCTATCTGTCCTTCCACCGCTGGGACGGCCTCGGCTCGATGGAGTGGGCGGGTCTGTCGCAGTACCAGTACCTGGTGAGCGACAGCGACTTCTGGCAGTCGATCGGGAACACGCTTGTCATCTGGGCGCTGGCCACCTTCCCCATGATCTTCCTGGCGATGGTGACGGCCGTGATGCTCAACTCGGCGGTCCGCTTCAAGAACGCCTACCGGTTCGCCTACTTCCTGCCGAACGTCACCTCGGTCGTCGCCATCGCGATCGTCTTCGGGTCGATCTTCTCCACCAACTTCGGCCTGGTGAACGCGCTGTTGCAGGCGGTGGGACTCGACCAGGTGGCCTGGCTGAACACCCCGTGGGGCATCAAGGTCGCCATCGCCACCCTGATGACCTGGCAGTGGACCGGCTACAACGCCATCATCTTCCTCGCCGGGCTCCAGACCATCCCCGGCGACCTGTACGAGGCGGCCCGCATCGACGGCGCCGGTCCCGTGCAGACCTTCTTCCGGGTCACCCTGCCCCTGCTGCGGCCGACACTGCTGTTCGTGCTCGTCGTCTCCACGGTCACCGGCCTGCAGAGCTTCTCCGAGCCGCAGGTGCTGCTGCAGACCACGGCCAACGAGTCGACGTTCTCGGGCGGGCCCGACCACGCCGGGCGGACCATGGTCCTCTACTTCTTCCAGCAGACCTTCGACAACAACGACTTCGGGTACGGCGCCGCCGTGGCGTGGGGCATCTTCCTGGTCGTCGTCCTCTTCTCGATCATCAACTGGCGCCTGGTGCAGCGCCGGGGCGAACAGTAG
- a CDS encoding extracellular solute-binding protein: MRLSRRGLLRAGLAGTAATALGGLASGCAVPTGSTGRNMVLWYWSGGLSDTVVKDAKARYDRSVDLDAIQIGGYYRSKLITTMAGNAHIPDIAGLKGEDMASYLPNADQFIDLRTLGAEKYKSQYLAWKWDQGIADDGSMIGFPIDCGPVAHIYQYEVFRKAGLPYEPDDVSEQLDTWEKFFAAGEQLKKRIPGTYLLTDVNAVFENAVQQGSERYVDKDRNFIGDREHVRNAWALSVEAKRRGIVSSIVNGTPDQQSAMEGGKLPSQLGASWATGDLKTGVPKTKGRWRVAQMPVRPANNGGSFLSITKACREPERAFEIITWMLNADNQAQGFVDAGLFPSTPASYGLKKLQEPDPFFGGQVTMDVFGPAAQKIVVAYNSPFDVALGQPIKDEIKNVGVLGKDPKKAWEDAMGKCRRIAKHLGVSF; this comes from the coding sequence GTGCGGCTCTCACGAAGAGGCCTGCTCCGCGCGGGCCTGGCCGGTACGGCCGCCACGGCGCTCGGCGGCCTGGCGTCCGGCTGTGCCGTTCCGACCGGCTCGACCGGCCGGAACATGGTCCTGTGGTACTGGAGCGGCGGTCTGAGCGACACGGTCGTCAAGGACGCCAAGGCGCGTTACGACCGCTCCGTGGACCTCGACGCCATCCAGATCGGCGGCTACTACCGCTCGAAGCTGATCACCACGATGGCGGGCAACGCCCACATCCCCGACATCGCGGGCCTCAAGGGCGAGGACATGGCGTCCTATCTGCCCAACGCCGACCAGTTCATCGATCTGCGGACGCTCGGCGCCGAGAAGTACAAGAGCCAGTACCTGGCCTGGAAGTGGGACCAGGGCATCGCCGACGACGGGTCGATGATCGGTTTCCCGATCGACTGCGGGCCGGTCGCGCACATCTACCAGTACGAGGTGTTCCGCAAGGCGGGACTTCCGTACGAGCCCGACGACGTCTCCGAGCAGCTCGACACCTGGGAGAAGTTCTTCGCGGCGGGCGAGCAGCTCAAGAAGCGGATCCCGGGCACCTATCTGCTCACCGACGTCAACGCCGTCTTCGAGAACGCGGTGCAGCAGGGCAGCGAGCGATACGTCGACAAGGACCGCAACTTCATCGGCGACCGTGAGCACGTACGCAACGCCTGGGCACTCTCGGTGGAGGCCAAGCGCCGGGGCATCGTCTCCAGCATCGTCAACGGCACCCCGGACCAGCAGTCGGCCATGGAAGGCGGCAAGCTGCCCAGCCAGCTCGGCGCCTCCTGGGCCACCGGCGACCTGAAGACCGGGGTGCCGAAGACCAAGGGCAGATGGCGGGTGGCCCAGATGCCCGTACGGCCCGCCAACAACGGCGGCTCGTTCCTGTCGATCACCAAGGCGTGCCGGGAGCCCGAGCGGGCCTTCGAGATCATCACCTGGATGCTGAACGCGGACAACCAGGCACAGGGCTTCGTCGACGCGGGCCTCTTCCCGTCCACGCCCGCCTCGTACGGCTTGAAGAAGCTGCAGGAGCCGGACCCGTTCTTCGGCGGCCAGGTCACCATGGACGTCTTCGGGCCCGCTGCGCAGAAGATCGTCGTCGCCTACAACAGCCCGTTCGACGTGGCGTTGGGCCAGCCCATCAAGGACGAGATCAAGAACGTCGGCGTCCTCGGCAAGGATCCGAAGAAGGCCTGGGAGGACGCCATGGGCAAGTGCCGGCGGATCGCCAAGCACCTGGGGGTGAGCTTCTGA
- a CDS encoding transposase, whose protein sequence is MGGLREVAAPFVVPGPSGVAIRTRLKHLTADDETVLRLVADHLGSLASRDLKARCAAGLEHDREQWAERKRTLTQESSSRWAGSITKATHDQWALARRGQLAYIQSLQAGIETITHRLSRPVGEEGTKQAPGGYRSRREWFAKSRRLRVLEDRLQAVRANREAGVVCVVRGGKRLLNTRHHLEQAQLTEAEWRARWEAGRRFLQADGESGKPFGNETIRVTRDGEVSLKLPAPLAHLANTPHGRYVLTAPVAFAYRGEQWADRVTANRAVAYRIHEDVGRGRWYLTASWTIPPVQTVPLAAARAHGLIGVDTNADHLAAWRLDNHGNPVGEPLRFGYDLSGTAQHRDAQVRHALIRLLHWAERQGLAIAIEDLDFATEKTREKHGRRKRFRNLISGMPTSRLRVRLVSMAAELGIPLVAVDPAYTSRWGAQHWQKPLTTTTRKTTRHDAAAVAIGRRALGHPIRMGAPPRPFRHWGRTAPPPHDRSDRVGHRTAQARPGTLGREGNRPRIPGPRTRSVRAGGGANAVDQNAQHRSGRSAEHGFWHQDSLPLSL, encoded by the coding sequence GTGGGTGGACTGCGGGAGGTGGCGGCGCCGTTCGTGGTGCCCGGCCCCTCGGGAGTCGCGATCCGTACCCGGCTCAAGCACCTGACCGCCGACGATGAGACGGTGCTTCGCCTGGTCGCCGACCACCTTGGTTCGCTCGCCTCCCGTGATCTGAAGGCACGGTGCGCGGCCGGACTGGAGCACGACCGTGAGCAGTGGGCCGAGCGCAAGCGCACGCTCACCCAGGAGTCCTCCTCCCGCTGGGCGGGCAGCATCACCAAGGCCACCCACGATCAGTGGGCGCTGGCCCGGCGCGGCCAACTGGCGTACATCCAGAGCCTTCAGGCCGGGATCGAGACGATCACGCACCGGCTGTCCCGGCCTGTGGGTGAGGAGGGCACCAAGCAGGCGCCGGGCGGCTACCGCAGCAGGCGGGAGTGGTTCGCCAAGTCTCGCCGCCTGCGCGTGCTCGAAGACCGGCTTCAGGCGGTCCGGGCGAACCGTGAGGCCGGGGTCGTGTGCGTGGTGCGCGGCGGGAAACGGCTGCTGAACACCCGCCACCACCTGGAGCAGGCCCAGCTCACCGAGGCTGAGTGGCGTGCCCGGTGGGAGGCCGGGCGCCGGTTCCTGCAGGCCGACGGCGAGTCCGGCAAGCCGTTCGGCAACGAGACCATCCGCGTCACACGTGACGGCGAGGTTTCCCTCAAGCTCCCCGCGCCCCTGGCACACCTGGCGAACACCCCGCACGGCCGCTACGTGCTCACCGCCCCTGTGGCGTTCGCGTACCGGGGTGAGCAGTGGGCCGACCGCGTTACCGCCAACCGGGCCGTGGCTTACCGCATCCATGAAGACGTAGGCCGGGGCCGCTGGTATCTGACGGCGTCCTGGACGATTCCCCCGGTCCAGACGGTGCCGCTGGCGGCGGCCCGCGCGCACGGCCTGATCGGCGTCGACACCAACGCCGACCACCTGGCCGCCTGGCGCCTCGACAACCACGGCAACCCGGTCGGTGAACCGCTCCGGTTCGGCTACGACCTGTCCGGCACCGCCCAGCACCGCGACGCCCAAGTCCGCCACGCCCTGATCCGCCTGCTGCACTGGGCCGAACGCCAAGGCCTCGCGATCGCGATCGAGGACCTCGACTTCGCAACGGAGAAGACCCGCGAGAAGCACGGCCGCCGCAAACGCTTCCGCAACCTCATCTCCGGCATGCCCACCTCCAGACTGCGCGTCCGGCTCGTGTCCATGGCGGCCGAACTCGGCATCCCCCTCGTCGCCGTCGACCCGGCCTACACCAGCCGCTGGGGCGCCCAGCACTGGCAAAAACCCCTCACCACCACAACTAGGAAGACCACCCGCCACGACGCGGCCGCCGTGGCGATCGGAAGACGCGCCCTGGGACACCCGATCCGGATGGGGGCACCTCCCAGGCCCTTTAGGCACTGGGGGAGGACGGCACCGCCCCCACACGACCGGAGCGATCGTGTGGGGCATCGGACCGCCCAGGCCCGACCGGGCACCCTGGGGCGTGAGGGAAACCGCCCCCGCATCCCCGGACCACGGACACGATCCGTGCGCGCCGGGGGCGGAGCGAACGCGGTGGACCAGAACGCCCAACACCGTTCGGGGCGTTCGGCTGAGCATGGGTTCTGGCACCAGGACTCGCTCCCGCTCAGTCTTTAG
- a CDS encoding LamG-like jellyroll fold domain-containing protein: MCTSHAHDQGEAAQAAAGRRSFLRATALIGAAATASVAVPAVAEAAPADWRPDPDSRRFTLAVMPDTQYLFDGPSIDKAPVEASLRYLLEHGREENIVFLSHLGDLTQNGSRPEVAAISEAFRLLDRRGVGYSVLAGNHDVKSSTDDQRGATPYLDAFGPQRFQGKRTFGGASPDGYNSFHLFRAAGREWMVLALDWRLSAQGYAWAKDVLARHPRTPVILTTHELVVEDDSLSAYGQQLWDRLIEDHDQIFLTLNGHYWPAGRATRKNAAGNDVHLHLTNYQNRYFGGAAMIRLYRFDLDRDVIDVETVSPWILGRAAKGLNALERQEIELSGDADRFSVEIDFAERFAGFAPVPARPARPVSRLLIPGTAAYWRFDKPVEGGVRDLSGRGNDLTLVTVGGGRIGWSADHHPDQPGHGSLEFQGFKSPLKGAYLRTVDGAPLNSATFHDGYTIEAFYRLPGDWDPSHNAWSGLVSRTGTGGAAGKGADDPDEPLATLSLSNDREPQWAMRPLNQEGIATNWGQETPLETWWHLAVVNDGEHTTMYVEGCPVVRNPRARSVGITSVGLPWLLGGYEYGGEIDQILYGRLGDVRVVERALPVTSFMTH, encoded by the coding sequence ATGTGTACTTCGCATGCGCACGACCAGGGCGAGGCCGCCCAGGCCGCCGCCGGAAGACGTAGTTTCCTCAGGGCCACGGCGCTGATCGGCGCCGCCGCGACGGCCTCGGTCGCCGTCCCCGCGGTCGCCGAGGCCGCGCCCGCCGACTGGCGGCCGGACCCCGACAGCCGTCGCTTCACGCTCGCCGTGATGCCCGACACCCAGTACCTCTTCGACGGGCCGAGCATCGACAAGGCGCCGGTGGAGGCGTCCCTGCGCTATCTGCTGGAGCACGGCCGCGAGGAGAACATCGTCTTCCTGTCCCATCTCGGCGACCTCACGCAGAACGGCAGCCGGCCCGAAGTCGCCGCGATCAGCGAGGCGTTCCGGCTCCTGGACCGGCGGGGCGTGGGCTACAGCGTCCTGGCCGGCAACCACGACGTGAAGTCGTCGACGGACGACCAGCGCGGTGCGACGCCGTACCTCGACGCCTTCGGACCGCAGCGGTTCCAGGGGAAGAGGACCTTCGGGGGCGCCTCCCCCGACGGCTACAACAGCTTCCACCTCTTCAGGGCCGCCGGCCGTGAGTGGATGGTGCTCGCGCTGGACTGGCGGCTGTCGGCGCAGGGCTACGCGTGGGCGAAGGACGTCCTCGCCCGGCACCCGAGGACGCCGGTCATCCTCACCACCCACGAGCTGGTCGTCGAGGACGACTCCCTGTCGGCGTACGGGCAGCAGCTGTGGGACCGGCTGATCGAGGACCACGACCAGATCTTCCTGACCCTCAACGGGCACTACTGGCCCGCCGGCCGGGCGACCCGCAAGAACGCGGCGGGCAACGACGTCCATCTGCATCTGACGAACTACCAGAACCGCTACTTCGGCGGCGCGGCGATGATCCGTCTGTACCGCTTCGACCTCGACCGCGACGTCATCGACGTGGAGACGGTCTCGCCGTGGATCCTCGGCCGGGCCGCCAAGGGCCTCAACGCGCTGGAGCGGCAGGAGATCGAACTCAGCGGTGACGCCGACCGGTTCAGCGTCGAGATCGACTTCGCCGAACGCTTCGCCGGATTCGCCCCGGTGCCCGCACGCCCGGCACGCCCCGTGTCGCGGCTGCTGATCCCGGGCACGGCGGCGTACTGGCGCTTCGACAAGCCGGTGGAGGGCGGCGTCCGTGACCTGTCCGGGCGCGGCAACGACCTCACGCTCGTCACCGTGGGCGGCGGCCGGATCGGCTGGTCCGCCGACCACCACCCCGACCAGCCCGGCCACGGCAGCCTGGAGTTCCAGGGCTTCAAGTCCCCGCTGAAGGGCGCGTATCTGCGTACGGTCGACGGCGCGCCGCTCAACTCCGCCACCTTCCACGACGGCTACACCATCGAGGCGTTCTACCGCCTCCCCGGCGACTGGGACCCGTCCCACAACGCCTGGTCGGGCCTGGTGAGCCGGACGGGCACGGGCGGCGCCGCCGGCAAGGGCGCCGACGATCCCGACGAGCCGCTCGCCACCCTCTCCCTGTCGAACGACCGCGAGCCGCAGTGGGCGATGCGCCCGCTCAACCAGGAGGGCATCGCCACCAACTGGGGCCAGGAGACCCCACTGGAGACCTGGTGGCACCTGGCCGTCGTCAACGACGGCGAGCACACCACGATGTACGTCGAGGGCTGCCCGGTCGTCCGCAATCCGCGGGCGCGCTCGGTCGGCATCACCTCCGTGGGCCTGCCCTGGCTCCTGGGCGGCTACGAGTACGGCGGCGAAATCGACCAGATCCTGTACGGCCGCCTCGGCGACGTCCGTGTCGTCGAACGGGCGCTGCCCGTCACGTCCTTCATGACTCACTGA